Proteins co-encoded in one Kribbella solani genomic window:
- the deoD gene encoding purine-nucleoside phosphorylase: MSIHIAAEKGQIAPRVLFPGDPLRAKWIAETYLSDVICYTEIRNMFGFTGTYKGERISVQGSGMGQPSASIYANELFAEYDVQTLIRVGTCGALTEAVRVRDVIVAMSASTDSQMNQLRFHGIDYAPTADYKLLRAAVDAAEAAGLNVHVGQVFSGDLFYNDRADLVSRTAEYGVLGIEMEAAAIYTLAAKFGRRALGIMTVSDHLITKEETSAEERQTTFSEMITIALDAAIEVPV; encoded by the coding sequence ATGAGTATTCACATCGCCGCCGAGAAGGGGCAGATCGCACCGCGCGTACTGTTCCCCGGTGACCCGCTGCGGGCCAAGTGGATCGCGGAGACGTACCTGTCCGACGTGATCTGCTATACCGAGATCCGGAACATGTTCGGTTTCACCGGCACCTACAAGGGTGAACGGATCTCCGTGCAGGGCTCCGGCATGGGTCAGCCGTCCGCGTCCATCTACGCGAACGAGCTGTTCGCGGAGTACGACGTCCAGACCCTGATCCGGGTCGGAACCTGTGGCGCGCTGACCGAGGCGGTCCGGGTCCGGGACGTGATCGTGGCGATGTCCGCGAGCACCGACTCGCAGATGAACCAGCTGCGCTTCCACGGCATCGACTACGCGCCGACCGCCGACTACAAGCTGCTCCGCGCGGCCGTGGACGCGGCCGAGGCGGCCGGGCTGAACGTACACGTCGGCCAGGTGTTCTCCGGTGACCTGTTCTACAACGACCGGGCCGACCTGGTCTCCCGGACTGCCGAGTACGGCGTGCTGGGGATCGAGATGGAGGCGGCGGCGATCTACACGCTGGCCGCGAAGTTCGGCCGCCGGGCGCTCGGCATCATGACGGTGTCGGACCACCTGATCACCAAGGAGGAGACCAGCGCCGAGGAGCGTCAGACCACCTTCTCCGAGATGATCACCATCGCTCTGGACGCCGCGATCGAGGTGCCGGTCTGA
- a CDS encoding DUF5938 domain-containing protein: MSTKPVVVYGASGYTGRLVCEYLRHYRVPFVAAGRSEEKLKDSMESSVPGIETADYEVTAVEHDVAALTELFTGAAVVLNTVGPFSELGPAAVEAALAAGAHYTDTTGEQDWLITCDEKYGAQFAEAGLLLSPGIAQMYTTGEIAAQLCLEEPGLDTLDIAVFWGGSPTIASTRTILVNAATSKAHFLDQNEYVEFPEQGLVPLVVPGQHELALSLPWGGTSHPVWFKRDPRVANCKAQGGVFNAALMHGVPQIVAGALEATKDMAADERNAALTETARQVMNQMPPRENPRVNKSLDSVHASGPLGRAHCVIHGNSNYQQTGLLQAYAAYSLLQTPPKRVGFASGCQAFGHRELLGVLRGFGLVSEPQLTVQR; the protein is encoded by the coding sequence ATGAGCACAAAGCCAGTAGTCGTGTACGGCGCTTCTGGGTATACCGGGCGTTTGGTTTGTGAGTACTTGCGGCATTATCGCGTGCCGTTCGTTGCTGCTGGGCGTAGCGAGGAGAAGCTCAAGGACTCGATGGAGTCGAGTGTTCCTGGGATTGAGACGGCTGACTACGAGGTCACCGCGGTTGAGCATGATGTCGCGGCGTTGACCGAGTTGTTCACGGGCGCGGCTGTCGTACTCAACACGGTTGGACCGTTCAGCGAGCTTGGGCCGGCGGCGGTGGAGGCGGCGCTGGCGGCGGGTGCGCACTACACCGACACCACGGGTGAGCAGGACTGGCTGATCACCTGCGACGAGAAGTACGGCGCTCAGTTCGCGGAGGCTGGGTTGCTGTTGTCGCCTGGTATCGCGCAGATGTACACCACTGGTGAGATCGCGGCGCAGCTGTGTCTGGAAGAGCCTGGCCTGGACACACTGGACATTGCGGTGTTCTGGGGCGGCAGTCCGACCATCGCCTCGACTCGTACGATCCTGGTGAATGCAGCGACGTCCAAAGCGCACTTCCTGGATCAGAACGAGTACGTGGAGTTCCCAGAGCAAGGTCTCGTGCCACTGGTAGTGCCAGGACAGCATGAGCTGGCACTGTCACTGCCCTGGGGCGGCACGTCTCACCCGGTCTGGTTCAAACGCGACCCCCGAGTGGCCAACTGCAAGGCACAGGGCGGTGTGTTCAATGCAGCGCTCATGCACGGCGTACCGCAGATCGTGGCGGGTGCACTGGAGGCCACGAAGGACATGGCCGCCGACGAGCGCAACGCGGCTCTGACCGAGACAGCACGTCAGGTGATGAACCAGATGCCGCCACGGGAGAACCCACGCGTCAACAAGTCGCTGGACTCGGTACACGCGTCCGGACCGCTCGGCCGGGCGCACTGTGTCATTCACGGCAACAGCAACTACCAGCAGACCGGCCTGCTCCAGGCGTACGCGGCGTACTCACTGCTTCAGACACCACCGAAACGAGTCGGCTTCGCCAGCGGTTGCCAGGCGTTCGGGCACCGCGAGTTGCTCGGCGTACTGCGTGGCTTCGGGCTGGTGTCCGAGCCACAGCTGACCGTGCAGCGGTAG
- a CDS encoding SDR family NAD(P)-dependent oxidoreductase — protein sequence MGSLDLSGRKALVTGGAQGLGEGMAKALAAAGAKVVISDIQKDAGAAVADALDQEYGAGNGFVAHDITDDGDWENAVVAANDILGGLDILVNNAGVEITSLLTEVTADEIRKMLEVNVLGTTLGVKWGLRTMRPDGLAGQGGAIINVASVAATIAFPGIAVYSATKSAVDRLTRVAAMESGKLGYGVRVNCIYPGLVPTAMGAGLANDVAQLGLFESPDAAVAAVIGLTPAGRLGDVTDMADAVVFLASNESRFITGIGLPVDGGMGM from the coding sequence ATGGGTTCACTCGATCTCTCCGGCCGCAAGGCCCTCGTCACCGGCGGCGCGCAGGGGCTCGGCGAGGGCATGGCGAAAGCCCTCGCGGCGGCCGGCGCCAAAGTGGTGATCAGCGACATCCAGAAGGACGCCGGCGCCGCGGTCGCCGACGCGCTCGACCAGGAGTACGGCGCCGGCAACGGGTTCGTCGCCCACGACATCACCGACGACGGCGACTGGGAGAACGCGGTGGTCGCCGCCAACGACATCCTCGGCGGGCTGGACATCCTGGTGAACAACGCGGGGGTGGAGATCACCAGCCTGCTCACCGAGGTCACCGCCGACGAGATCCGGAAGATGCTCGAGGTGAACGTGCTCGGCACCACCCTCGGCGTCAAGTGGGGCCTGCGGACGATGCGCCCGGACGGCCTGGCCGGTCAGGGCGGCGCGATCATCAACGTCGCCTCGGTCGCGGCCACCATCGCCTTCCCCGGGATCGCCGTGTACTCCGCGACCAAGTCCGCCGTCGACCGCCTCACCCGCGTGGCCGCGATGGAATCCGGCAAGCTCGGCTACGGCGTCCGCGTCAACTGCATCTACCCCGGCCTGGTCCCGACCGCGATGGGCGCCGGCCTGGCCAACGACGTAGCCCAGCTAGGCCTCTTCGAGTCACCCGACGCAGCCGTCGCCGCAGTCATCGGCCTAACCCCCGCCGGCCGCCTCGGCGACGTAACCGACATGGCCGACGCAGTCGTCTTCCTGGCCTCGAACGAGTCCCGCTTCATCACCGGAATAGGCCTGCCCGTCGACGGCGGAATGGGGATGTGA
- the nudC gene encoding NAD(+) diphosphatase, with protein sequence MAYSIAPGSLALSRPVLDRAGDRRRDDDWLDKAWAASDTQVVLVAGDQVQVVDDRTTLRFLPPAEAPDGMRVFLGIDRESGAGMTADGRAVFAVLVDGEADESYGGLRELGAVLDDREAGIAAHVVGLANWHAVHTHCANCGEHTEVVDAGHVRRCPACGVSHFPRSDPAIIVLVTDDQDRALLGRNAAWPEGRYSTLAGFVEPGESLEATVRREVLEETGVIVGADIEYAGSQPWPLPASLMLGFYAKATGFDIEVDEDEISEAKWFTREDLRVLVEAGTMALPGAISISRCLIEGWYGDSLTGSW encoded by the coding sequence GTGGCCTACTCCATCGCACCTGGTTCGCTAGCGCTGTCCCGGCCCGTACTGGACCGGGCGGGTGACCGTAGACGTGACGACGACTGGCTGGACAAGGCCTGGGCCGCGTCAGACACGCAGGTGGTCCTGGTAGCCGGTGACCAGGTGCAGGTGGTCGACGACCGCACCACACTGCGGTTCCTGCCGCCTGCTGAGGCGCCGGACGGCATGCGGGTCTTCCTGGGCATCGACCGGGAGTCCGGTGCCGGCATGACTGCTGACGGCCGGGCCGTGTTCGCCGTCCTGGTCGATGGCGAGGCTGATGAGTCGTACGGCGGCCTGCGCGAGCTAGGCGCCGTACTGGACGACAGAGAGGCCGGTATCGCGGCCCATGTGGTCGGACTGGCCAACTGGCACGCGGTACACACCCACTGTGCGAACTGCGGTGAGCACACCGAGGTAGTGGACGCCGGGCACGTACGGCGATGCCCCGCGTGCGGGGTGTCGCACTTCCCGCGCAGTGATCCGGCGATCATCGTGCTTGTCACCGACGACCAGGACCGGGCACTGCTGGGGCGCAACGCGGCGTGGCCGGAGGGCCGGTACTCCACGCTGGCCGGCTTCGTCGAGCCGGGCGAGTCGCTGGAGGCCACCGTCCGCCGGGAGGTGCTGGAGGAGACCGGGGTGATCGTCGGCGCGGACATCGAGTACGCGGGCAGCCAGCCGTGGCCACTGCCCGCGAGCCTGATGCTCGGCTTCTACGCGAAGGCGACCGGCTTCGACATCGAGGTGGACGAGGACGAGATCTCCGAGGCGAAGTGGTTCACCCGGGAGGACCTCCGTGTGCTGGTCGAAGCCGGCACGATGGCGCTCCCGGGTGCGATCTCCATTTCCCGCTGTCTGATCGAGGGCTGGTACGGCGACAGCCTCACCGGCAGCTGGTGA
- a CDS encoding TetR/AcrR family transcriptional regulator, giving the protein MTVASATAAEPDRPARVSGIDKIERRRVALAESALKTLGELGYARTSLREIANNSEFTHGVVHYYFRDKIDLISYCVRYYKTKCARRYDEVVETAVSADELSTGFLAKMTQTLVEETPMHKLWYDLRAQSMFEEQLRPDVEMIDKLLEEMIWRLLTRYAELTGSTPAVDAPTAYALVDGLFEQAVVGYSANPDAVPGRLADRITQVLPKLVTA; this is encoded by the coding sequence GTGACGGTGGCATCTGCGACCGCGGCCGAACCGGACCGCCCCGCCCGGGTGTCCGGGATCGACAAGATCGAGCGCCGCCGGGTGGCACTGGCCGAGTCGGCGCTGAAGACGCTCGGCGAGCTCGGCTACGCGCGGACCAGCCTGCGCGAGATCGCCAACAACTCCGAGTTCACCCACGGGGTCGTGCACTACTACTTCCGCGACAAGATCGACCTGATCAGCTACTGCGTGCGGTACTACAAGACCAAGTGCGCCCGCCGGTACGACGAGGTGGTCGAGACCGCGGTGTCGGCGGACGAGCTGTCCACCGGGTTCCTGGCGAAGATGACGCAGACGCTGGTCGAGGAAACCCCGATGCACAAGCTCTGGTACGACCTGCGGGCGCAGAGCATGTTCGAGGAGCAGCTCCGCCCGGACGTCGAAATGATCGACAAGCTGCTCGAAGAGATGATCTGGCGGCTACTGACCAGGTACGCGGAGCTGACCGGAAGCACACCGGCCGTCGACGCGCCAACGGCGTACGCATTGGTCGACGGGCTGTTCGAGCAGGCAGTGGTCGGCTACTCGGCGAACCCGGACGCGGTCCCGGGCCGGCTGGCCGACCGGATCACCCAGGTACTGCCCAAGCTGGTCACGGCGTAG